From Bradyrhizobium sp. AZCC 1610:
CCCAGTCGAGCCTGATTTCCGACAGCGCCGGGCGCAGCAGCGTGCCGATGAAGATCAGATCGCGGCAGCCCTCGCTGCGGAACAGTTTTGTGGCGCGACCGAGTTGCCCGACCGAGATCCAGTGATGGCGGAAGCGCTCGACGCGCGCCGGATCACAGGCGCCGCGGAGCGCGAACAGCACCGGCGCGATCCCCCGTGCGGCAAGCGACTCCGCCACCGCGAACGGCATCGCGCCACCGCCGGCGATAACGCCGACTGGTGATGAAATGTCAGAAGCCGCGGAAATCATGGCTGCGGCGATCCCGTCATCAATGCTTGTTGCCGTCGTCGGCAGGAAGGCAGAGCGCGCGATGCTTGCCTTGCTCGATGAAGGCGAGGATTTCGGCGATCGCCGGATCCTCTCCGGCGAGCTCCTGCACCGCATTCAGCCGCTCGGCAAAGATACCGGGGCCGTGAAACAGCTTTTGGTAGAACGCACGAACCTTGGCGATTCGCTCCTTGGTGAACTTGCGGCGTTTCATGCCGATGATGTTCAGTCCTTCGAGGCTTGCATATTGTCCATTGGCGAGGCCGAACGGAATGACGTCGCCGCGCACGCCGCACACGCCGCCCACCATCACCTGCGGCCCGATCCGCGTGAACTGGTGCACGGCCGACAGCCCGCCGATGAAAACGAAATCGCCGATCTCGCAGTGACCGCCGAGCGTTGCCGATGTGGCGAAAACCACATCGTCGCCGACCTGGCAATCGTGCCCGACATGGCTGCAATTCATGAAGTAGCCGCGCTCGCCGACCCGCGTCACGCCGCCGCCGCCAACCGTTCCGGCATTCATGGTCACGGACTCGCGGATCGTGCAGCCCGCGCCGATCTCCAGCCGGGTCAGTTCGCCCTTGTAGCTCAGCGATTGCGGCGGCGTGCCGAGCGAGACGAACGGATAGATCGTGCAGCCGGCTCCGATCGTGGTCTGCGCGGTGACATGAACATGCGCGATCAGCTTGCAGTTGGCGCCGATAACGACGTTGCGGCCGATAATGCAATAGGGACCGATTGTCGTCCCCTCGCCGATCACAGCGCCATCCTCAACCCGCGCGGTTGGATCGATCGTACCCATCAAGCAGCCCAGCCCATCGATGCACGCGAATATCGCGCGTTTTCCGGTGGTTAGCGCGGCATCCGAATGGTGTCCAGTGACGTATCGTTACGTCATGTTGCGGCACGCTGGTATCAAGAATGTCATCAGGTCATGCTGCCGGGCAGGAAGCAGCGGATCGAAATCCCGACCGTGCCCCACATCGGCCATACCAGGGTCCGGCCGGCGCGATTTGGTTCAGTGATCACAGCATCGTCGGGGACGTCGATCCATTCGCCATGGAGCCGCACCCGGTAATGACCGTCCTTCGATTCCCAATCCACGTCGGCGACAGCGGAGCCGTCGGCGTCGGAGCAGCATGGCCCCTTTCCGCTTCTGAGGCTGTCGAACCAGGACTTTAGCGGAGAGTTGGCGTAGCGGCCATCATCTCGGGCGGTTGCAACCCCGACGAGAGCAGCGGTTGACGCTATCAGCGCTACGGCGATTCTGAGAGATTTCATGCGGCCCGTCTCAGCAACCACAATTACCCACCGGCCTACAAACCCTGTCGGGAAGCTGAAGTTCCCTCGCGTCCAGCGAATATTATGTGCATTGATCGGAGATCACACGGCCGCCTCCCGCGCAGGCACCTGTCCAAGCGAGACCGAATCTAGCTACCGGCCTGCGCGATCCATTCGCCAGGCTGCACCCGCGTAACCAGGACAGCCGGCCCCGAGTTGCTGATCTTGTAGACGAGCGCCTCGCCTTCGCGGATATCGGAAAACTCCTTTCCGAAGGCGTCGGCGACGTTGGTCTTGTGCGTGACCGCCAGGTTATTGGCGCCGGCTTTCGGAGGCGCATTGACGAGATCGCGCACGGCGCGGCCGGCCTTTGCGTTCTTGCCGTCGGGGTTCGCCATCGCGGACGCGCTGCCAGCGCCGCTGTCGGTCAATGCGTCCACCGGAGAGACGTCCTTGCCGCCGAGCAGCTTGCCGGTTTCAACGGCTCGATTCAGCTGGCTCGTGTAAACTTCGCCGATCGGCACACCCAATTTCTTGAGTGCTGCCCCAAGCTCGCGCGCCAGCGCGCGGCCCTTTTCGCTGAGTTGCCGCTGCGCGGTCATGTCGTCGAATTTGAAGGGGTAGATGTCCTTCTGGCTATCGTCGGTGGCGCCGTGCCGAAACACGATGACGTAGCCGCCGCTCTTGAGGGACGATACGAGACCGCCCAGCTCTGCCGCGTGACTTTGCGGCGACATCAGAAAAATAACGGCCCAGCACGCAATGATCGAAGCAAGCCTGTTCACGAATGCCTCCGTCAAAAACAATATCTGAATACAAATGCGACAATCTAGAAAGAGCGTATGCAGCAAGCCCCGTCAACAACCTTGACGGGTCCATCTGATTAAAAAATCTTCAGAAGTGTGAAAAATATCATCAATCCGTCAGCATCGCGCCGACGTCGGCTTCCGCCACGACCGTACCATTCACCTTGGCGTCGCCGTGAAACCACCACATCGCCTTGCGGCGGCCGATCGAGCGCATGTGGTATTCGATCGTGTCGCCGGGCATCACCGGCTTGCGGAATTTGCACTTGTCGATGGTGAGGAAATAAACCGCGCGCGGCTTCTCGGTGCCCTCGACCGACTTGATGCCGATGACGCCGGCGGTCTGCGCCATGGCCTCGATCATCATCACGCCGGGATAGACCGGGCGGTCGGGAAAGTGGCCGAGAAACGGCGGCTCGTTGAAAGTGACGTTCTTGATGCCGATGCCGCTGTAATCGGTCCGGATCTTGATCACCCGGTCGATCAGCAGCATCGGATAACGGTGCGGGAGCGTCTTGAGTATCTCGTTGATATCCACGAGCTCAAACCTGACCGGTGCCTCCTCCATCACTCCCGCCCTTCGCCTTTCGGATCGGCCGTGCCGCCCTGCACCAGTCGCTCCACTGCAACAATCTCCCTGAACCACTGCTTGGTGGGTTTGGCAAAAAAGCCGCCCCAGCGACCGTTGGGCGGAATGTCGTCCTTGACCCCGCTCATCGCCGTAACCTGGGCGCCGTCGCCGATCTTGAGGTGGTTATTGATGCCCACCTTCGCCCCGAGCGCGACGTTGTCACCGATCGTCAGGCTGCCCGCGAGCCCGATCTGGGCCGCGAGCAGGCAGTGCCTGCCGATGGTCACATTGTGGCCGATCTGGACCTGATTGTCGATTTTGGTGCCCTCGCCGATCACGGTATCCCGCAGGCTGCCGCGGTCGATGGTGGTACCGGCGCCGACCTCGACATCGTTCTGGATCAGGACCCGGCCGGTCTGCGGCACCTTGAGATGGCCGTCGGGGCCGAAGAAGATGAAGCCATAACCGTCCTGCCCGATGCTGCAGGCGGGATGGATCAGCACGTTGTTGCCGATCAGGGCGAACTGGATCGCCGTGCGGGCGCCGACATTGCAGTCGCGGCCGATCTTGACGTCGGCGCCGATCACCGCGCCCGCGCCGATCACGGTGCCGGCGCCGATCTCGACCCTAGGGCCGATCACCGCGAGCGGATCGACGATCACGCCATCCTCCAGATGGGCCGACGGGTCGATGATGGCCGATGGCGCGATGCCGTCATTGTCGAACCAGGATTGCGGACGAAGCGCGTCCGCATGCCACTCGCGCGACAGCTTCACGAAGGCGCGGAACGGCTGGCCGGCCCGCAGCACCGCCACATGGGCGGGCACCTGGGCCTCGAAACGCGGGCTGACCAGGCAGGCGCCGGCCTTGGTCGCCTTGAGCTGATCGGCGTATCTGAGGTTGTCGAAGAATGCCAGATGCATGGGGCCTGCTTCATCGAGCGAAGCCAGGCCCCTGATCACATGACCACCACGAGCGGTGTCGATCAATACCGCTCCCGTCAACGCGGCCAACTCGGCGAGCGTCGAGGAAGGAGGTTGCTTGAAAAATATCGGCTGCGCCATTCCACCCGTCGCAGTCCGGCTAGCATTCACACCAGAGCCGTCGTTCCAGAGAAGCAGAAACGATCTTCTCCTTTGCCTATGCGCTCGGGCGCACCGGTGACCGGTCCGCCCGATAACGCCTTAGAACGATGTGCCGCCGCCAAACTTGAATTCTTGCACGCGGTCGAACTGACCCTTGGTAAGCGGTACCGCATAGTCGAAGCGCAGCGGACCGAACGGCGAAGCCCAGATGATGCCGACGCCCACCGAGGTGCGGACCACATTGCCGTTGTCATACTGCAATCCCAAACAGGTTCCCGGATTGGCCGCAGTCGTTCCCGACGCCTGGGTCGGCGGGACGCAGCCAGGCACGTTGACCTCCCCCGTCTGCGCCCACGACGTCGGTCCCTTGTAGTCGAACAGTCCGCCGGCGTCGGCATAAACCGAGCCCTTGAGCCCGACTTCCTTCGGCAGGAACCAGAACGGCATCTGCAATTCGAACGAAGCGCCCCAGTATTTGGTGCCGCCGAGGGCATCACCCGTGCCGTATGGGTTGATGTCGCGCGGACCGATGCCGTTCGGTGCAAAGCCGCGAACCAGGTTCGGGCCCATCTGGAAGTGATCGAGCATCCGAATTTCGCTGCCGCCGAAACTGTTGAGCATGCCGCCCTGAAGATGGATCAAGCCAACGATGTCGGCGACCAGCGGGGTGTAGTACTTCGCGTCGATCGCCGACTTGATGTACTTCACGTCGCCGCCGACACCGGCGAAGTCCTGCTTCCAGTCGATCAGCAAGCCATCGGTCGGGTTCTTGTTGTTGTCCAGCGTGTTGTAGTTCAGCGAATAGCCGACCGACGAGGTCAGCGCCTTGCCGCTCTGCAGTTCCCTGCGGACCGGCAGCGAGGCTTCGCCGTCGCTATAGCACCACAGGCCGATGCCGGAAGTATCGGTGGCGGTTTGGCCCCCTTCCGTTATCGATCCGCCCGCGGGAGCGCCGACCAGATTCGCAAATGCCGGGCTCGGATTGAAACGCGAGCAACGAGTTCGAGGAATTGTTGTTACAGTTCGCGAGCTGGTTCGGCAGCGAGATCTGCTGCTGATAGATCGAGTAGCGGAGCTGCAGCGCGAGATCTTCCCGCAGGGTAAAGCCGAGCCGCGGGCTGAAGCCCATCGTCTTGGTGCCATAGGAAATATAGCTGTTCGCCAATTGCTCGCGATAGAACAAGTCGAGGCCGAGCGCGACGCGATAGTCGAGCAGATAGGGGTCGACGAACGACAGCGAACCGCCGCGCGCGTACTGACCGTAGGTCACGGCCGCCTTCGCATACAGGCCACGGCCGAGGAAGTTGCGCTCGGAAATGCTGACTTCGGCCAGCGCACCGTCGGTGGTCGAATAGCCGCCCGACACCGAGAAGTCGCCGGTCGACTTCTCTTCGAGATCGACGACCAGGATCACGCGATCGGTCGACGAACCGGGCTCGGTCAGGATCTTCACGCTCTTGAAGAAGTCGAGATTCTTCAGCCGGCGCTCGGCGCGATCGACCAGCGCGCGGTTGTAGGCGTCGCCTTCGGACAGGTCGAACTCGCGGCGAATCACGTAGTCGCGGGTGCGGGTGTTGCCGCGGACGTTGATGCGCTCGATATAGGTTCGCGGGCCCTCATCGACGGCGAACACGATCGAAACGGTGTGCTGTTCGAAATTGCGGTCGCCGCGCGGGCGCACCACTGCGAAGGCGTAGCCGCGCCGCGAGGCCTCGATCTGCATTTCCTCGACGGATTTCTCAAGCGCCTCGGCATTGTAGACCGAGCCGACGCTGACGCGCGAGAAGCTGCGCATCGAGGCGGCATCGAGGGTTGCGATGGAGGTCTGGAAGTCGACGGAGGCCACGCGATATTGCTGCCCCTCCTCGATCTTGAAGGTGACGAGGAAGCCCTTCTTGTCGGGGTCATATTCGGTCAGCGCGGCGATCACCTGCACGTCGGCGTAACCGTTCTTGAGATAGAAACGGCGAATCAGGTCGCGGTCGGCCTCGACCCGGTCGGGATCGTAGACGTCGGCGCCACCGAGGAAGCTCAAGAGGTTGGATTCGCGCGTCTTGATGACGTCCTTGAGGCGATAGGACGAATAGGCGACGTTGCCGACGAACTCGACCGATTTGACGCCGGTCTTGGTGCCTTCGGTGATCGTGAAGATCAGGTCGACGCGATTGTTCGGCTGCTCGATGATTTCAGGGGTCACACGCACGTCATAGCGGCCCGAGCGCCGGTAGATTTCGGCGATGCGCTGGGCGTCCGACTGAACCATCGGGCGCGAGAATGTGCCGCGCGGCTTGGACTGGATTTCAGCCGAAAGCTGCTCGTCCTTGACCTTCTTGTTGCCCTCGAAGGCGATGCGCCCGATCACGGCGTTTTCGACCACGGTCACGACCAACCGGCCGCCCACCTGGTTGATTCGCACGTCCTGGAACAGGCCGGTCTCGATCAACGCCTTCAGGCCGTCGTCGATCTGGGCCTGCCCGAGCCGGCCGCCGGGGCCTGGCTTGAAATAGGAACGGATGGTCTCGACCTCGACGCGCCGGTTCCCCTCAACGGCGATCGACGCCACGGTCTGGGCCGCAGCCGGCACAGACACCAGCGCGCCCGCCATCGGCGCGGCCACCATGATCAGAGCGCCCAGCAGAGCCCCCCGCACTCGCATTCCCAACATCATGCGCAACGCGCCCTCGTCATTGCACTGCCGGCTCGTACCCCTACGAACCGGCAGATTCCCTAAGTTGCATTGCTTGTAGCCAATTTCGACAGGGCGGCAAACCAGACATCGCGGTGCGATTCCATTTTCATTCCAAGACGTTGCCAATGGGCAACGTCACAAAAAAGCCGCTTCTACGATCTCCCGAACAGCCCCCTCAGCCACGGCACCTGATGGAAGTCGTTATAGAAGGCAAACACCATCAGCATCAGGACCAAAACCAGCCCGACGCGGAACCCGTATTCCTGCGATTTTTCCGATAATGGACGCCCCCGGAGCACCTCGGCCGCGTAGAACATAAGGTGGCCGCCATCGAGCAAGGGCACCGGGAACAAATTCAATAGCCCGATCGAAATGGACAGCACCGCCGCCAGATGAAGCAGCGGAATGATTCCCAGTGTGGCCACCTGCCCCGAAATCTGCGCGATCCGAATCGGCCCGCCGATCTGGTCCGCGCTCGCCCGGCCGGTGAAGATGTTGCCGATATAGGCGAGCGTCTGCTCGATGACGAACCAGGTTTCCTTGATTCCCAGCCAAAGTGCGCTCGCCGGATCGACCTTCTCGGTGGTCACTTCGCCCGGCGTCGTCGCGCGGGTGATGCCGAGAATCCCGAGCCGTTGCGTGTTCCCGAAGGGATCCTTCACTTCGCGCAGTTCCGGCGTGCCCTTCAATTCAAGGGTGGAATCACCGCGCTTGACGGTGAAGGTCATGGTCTCGCCGGCGCGAACGCTCACGAATCGCTGCATGTCGGAGAAGCTGCCGATCTTCTTGCCGTCGATCGCGGTGACGACGTCGCCGGCCTGAAAGCCCGCCCGCTCGGCGGCGCTGCTGGCTTCGATCTTGTCGACGCGCGCCGTGGTGCTCGGCTTGCCGAAGAAGGTGAAGAGGCAGGTGAAGATGACGATCGCCAGAATGAAATTCGCGATCGGACCGGCGGCAACGATAGCCGCGCGCGCGCCGACTTTCTTGTGATGGAAACTGCCCGCCCGCTCCTCCTCGGTCATGCCGGCGAGCGCTTCGGCCGAGGCAGGCGTCGAGGCTTCCGATTCGTCGCCGAAGAACTTCACATAGCCGCCGAGCGGGATCGCGGAGATCTTCCAGCGCGTGCCATGGCGGTCATTGAAGCCGGCAAGTTCCGGCCCGAAACCGAGCGAGAACGTCAACACTTTCACGCCCGCCCACCGGGCGACCAGGAAGTGGCCGAGTTCATGGAAGAACACGACGATGGTCAGGACGAACAAAAAGGGAATGATGTAGCCGATGAGCCCATGGCCCAACGTATTGAAACTATTTAGAAAAAAATCCAACATCAGGTTCCCCTCGACAAGAGCCAAAGGCTCCCTCCCCAACCCTCTAGGATGCCTTTAAGGCAATTTGAGGCAATAGGGCGGCGGCTCGATTTCGCGCGTGATGGTCAACGGCAATCGCGTCGTCGGCCGAGCTCAAAGGCGCAAGGTTCCCGGCGCGAATCCAGTCGTTCATTGTGGCTTCGACGAGGCGCGCGATCGACCCGAACTTGATCTGTCCGGCAATAAACGCCGCCACCGCTACCTCATTGGCAGCGTTGAATACCGTGGTCGCACCACGGCCCGTACGTAACGCCTCGTAGGCCAGACGCAAGCCCGGGAACCGCTCGAAATCGGGCGCCTCGAAGGTGAGCTGTCCGATTTTTGCAAGATCCAGCCGGGCCGAGGGGCCGACGATTCGGTCGGGCCATCCAAGACAGTGCGCAATCGGAATGCGCATGTCGGGCGCGCCGAGCTGCGCAACCACGGAGCGATCGGAGAATTCGACCATGCCATGGATGATCGACTGCGGATGCACGAGAACGTCGATTTCGTCGGCGGTCAGCGCGAAGAGATAGGAGGCTTCGATGACTTCGAGGCCCTTGTTCATCATCGAGGCCGAATCGATGGTGATCTTCTGGCCCATGCTCCAGTTCGGATGTTTTAGCGCCTGCGCCAGCGTCGCCTGTTCAATGTCGGTGGCGGCCCAGGTGCGGAACGGGCCGCCGGATGCGGTGATGATCACACGCACCAGTTCCTCGCGGTTGCCTGAGGAAAGCGCCTGAAACAATGCGTTGTGTTCGGAATCGGCCGGTAGGATGCAGGCCCCTGCTTTCGCCGCGCGCTGCATGAAGAAATCGCCGGCACAAACCAGGCATTCCTTGTTGGCGAGCGCAACCGTTGCGCCGCGATCGACCGCCGCCAGCGCGGGCTTAAGCCCGGCGGCACCGCTCACCGCCGCCATCACCCAATCGGCGGGACGCGCGGCGGCCTCGATGATGGCGCTTTCGCCGGCGCCGCATTCGATGCTTGTGCCGGCCAGGGCATCCTTCAATTCGCCGAGCCGCGACGGGTCGGCGATCGCTGCGAATCGTACGCCGAATTCCCTGGCTAGTTTGGCCAGCGCCTCGACATTGGAATTCGCGGTCAGCGCCTCGACAGAATAGCGGTCGCGCGCGCCGCGCAGCAAATCCATGGTGCTGTCGCCGATCGAACCGGTGGCGCCCAGCACGGTGACCGTGCGCGCGGCTGCCGCCACGGCCTTGTTGTTACGCAATGGAACTGCGCTCATCGTTTCACCAGACCATAAGACCGCGGCCGACGCCATCGGCGCCGCCCCGCAGAAAGCCGAAAAGGGCCGCCACGACGACGGCTGCGACAAATCCATCCAGACGGTCCATTAGCCCGCCATGGCCGGGAATGATGTGACTTGAGTCCTTTACGCCAAAACGGCGCTTCACGGCGGATTCGAAGAGATCGCCAAGCTGCGAGACGACCGAAAGAACCCCGGAAAGCATCAATAACGGCCCGATTCTGCCCAGATCGAACGCGGCAAACCCGACCGCCACAGCCAGGCTGGCGGCAAACCCGCCGGCGGCGCCCGCCCAGGTCTTTTTCGGGCTGACGCGCGGCCATAGTTTCGGCCCGCCAATGCCGCGGCCCGCGAAATAGCCGCCGCTATCGGTCACCCATACGATCAGCAGCACGAACATCAGCGCGGCGAATCCCTTTACCGGATCGAGACGCACCAGCACCGAGGAAATCTCGGCCGCCGCAGCGTACAAGAATCCCGCCGCCGCCCAGCCTCGCCGTTCCGGCGCAATCGACACCACCGCAACGAAACCGACCGCCAGCACGACCAGCGCGGCATCGAGCCGGCCGATCGCAAAACAAAGCCCGGCGACCGCAAGCGCGGCCACACCCGGCACCGTCACGCGAGTAGCGCCGGCGAGACCCACGATCGCGAGCCATTCCACGAACAGGCCAATGGCAGCCAGCGTTACCAGCGCGGTCCAGAGCCAGCCGCCCGCATAGGCGATCGCGACCGCAAGCGGGATCAGCACGGCGGCTACGGCGATGCGCATCATGAGGTTGCGCGAATCGGGTTGGCCCGCCGCAGGCGCGGCTTCGGGTTCGGTCACGATCCGGTTTTCGCGGCCAGACCGCCGAAACGGCGTTCCCGCCTGGCATATTCGGCAATGGCGCTTTCGAGCGCGGCCTTGTCGAAATCCGGCCAGTGGATCGGCACGAACACGAGTTCGCTATAGGCCGCCTGCCACATCAGAAAGTTCGACAGCCGCTGCTCGCCGCTGGTGCGGATGATCAGGTCGGGATCGGGAATGTCTGGCGCATCGAGATAGCGGCCGAGCGCATCGGCGTCGATCGATGCCGGATCGCGCTTGCCCTCCGCCACTTCGCGCGCCAGCCGTTGGGCGGCGCCGGCGATTTCCTGCCGCGATCCGTAATTGAATGCGACCACGAGATTGAGCTTGGTGTTGGCCCTGGTCAGTTCCTCGGCTTCGTTGAGCAGCGTACAGATGTCGGGCTCCAGCCCTTCCCGCTCCCCGATCACGCGCACGCGCACGCCGTCGCGATGCAGCGTCGCCAGATCGTTGCGGATGAAGCGGCGGAGCAGTCCGAATAGATCGCCGATTTCGGTCGCCGGCCGCGACCAGTTCTCGGAGCTGAACGAAAAGATCGTCAGATAGAGCACGCCGAGTTCATGGGCGGCGCGAACGACGCGACGCAGCGCCTCGACACCGCGGCGGTGGCCTTCGGCGCGCGGCAAGCCGCGCGCGGCCGCCCAGCGCCCGTTTCCGTCCATGATGATCGCCACATGCAACGGGACGGATCGATCCGGTCCTTCCGTGGCGGGGGCGGCGGCGTTCGGCATTATCTGAATTCCAGCACCAATCTCGATTCTTGAACGTTGCCGTCAAACGGTGAGGATTTCCTTTTCCTTCGCCGCAAGCAACTGATCGATTTCCGCAATCGTTCCGTCGGTCGCCTTTTGCACTTCGTTGGCGAGCCGTTCCTGATCATCTTCGGAAATCTCGTGATTCTTCTCGAGCTTCTTGACGATATCCAGTCCGTCGCGACGGACATGGCGGACCGCAACCTTGGCGGCTTCGGCGTATTTATGCGCGACTTTCACCAGTTCCTTGCGCCGCTCCTCGTTGAGCTCGGGAATCCGCAAGCGCAGCACCTGCCCTTCGGTCGCGGGCGAGAGGCCGAGGTTGGAATCAACGATCGCCTTTTCGACGGCCTTCACCATCGACTTGTCCCACACCTGCACCGAGAGCAGGCGTGGCTCCGGCACGCTGACGGTCGCGAGCTGGTTGAGGGGCATGTGCGAGCCGTAAGCCTCGACCTGCACCGGCTCCAGCATGGACGCTGCGGCGCGGCCGGTCCGCAGGCCGCCCAGCTCGTGCTTGAGCGAGTGGGTGGCGCCTTGCATGCGGCGCTTCAATTCGTTGATGTCAAAACCGGGCGTGGGCATAATACTCTCCCCTCCTTAGGAACCAGCCGCCGGCGCCTTAAAGCCTGCGGTTCGAAGCAGCACCGGCGTTTCAGCCAGCGACCACCGTGCCGTGGCCGGTCCCGCGCAGGATCGCGCCGATCGAACCTGGCTCGGCGATCGAGAACACGATGATAGGCAGTGACGTCTCGCGGGCAAGCGCGAATGCGGTCGCATCCATCACCTTGTAGTCGCCGGCAATCGCCTGCGAATGCGTCAGGCGATCGAAACGCTTGGCCGACGGGTCCTTTTTGGGATCGGCGCTGTAGACGCCATCGACATTGGTGGCCTTGAGCACGGCCTGCGCCCCGATCTCGGCCGCCCGCAACACAGCTGTGGTGTCGGTGGTGAAGAACGGATTGCCGGTTCCGCCGCCCAGCAGGACAATTCGTCCCTCGGACAGGTATTTGTGCGCTGCACTGCGGGTGAATAGCTCGGAAATCTCGGGCATCACGAACGCCGATAGGGTCCGCGCCGGCGTCCCCTTGCGCTCGATCGCGGCCTCCAGCGCCAGGCAGTTCATTATGGTGGCGAGCATGCCCATGGTGTCGCCGGTCGGGCGCGACACGCCGCGCGAGGAAACTTCGACGCCGCGAACGATGTTGCCGCCGCCGATCACGACGGCCACTTCGATGCCGAGCTTCTTGGCCGCGATCAGGTCGTCGGCGATACGGTCAACGGTGGGCTGGTCAATGCCGAAGGAGTGGCTGCCGGCGAGATACTCGCCCGAGAGCTTGATCACGACGCGACGATAGACCGGCTCAGCCATTGCTTATCGCTTCCTTGTCCCGCGCAGGTGACTTCCGGCGCGTTTGCGCCGGAAGACGGTGACCGCAGCGGTTACTTCTTGCCGCTGGCCGCCGCGACCTCGGCTGCGAAATCGGATTCCTGCTTTTCGATTCCCTCGCCGAGAGCATAGCGCACAAATCCGGCAATCTTCACAGCCGCACCGATCTTGCCTTCGGCTTCCTTCACCGCCTGCGCGACCGACTTGCCCTTTTCGTCATGGATGAACGCCTGCTCCAGCAGGCAGACTTCCTTGTAATAGGTCTTCAGGCCGGACTCGACGATCTTCTCGATCACGTTCTCCGGCTTGCCCTGCTGACGATACTTGTCGGCCAGCACATCCTTTTCGCGCTTCACGATTTCGGGGTCGAGGCCGGACGGATCCAGCGCCTGCGGATTGGTCGCAGCGACGTGCATGGCCAGCTGGCGGCCGAGATGCGCGAGCTCATCGGTCTTGCCCGATGATTCGAGCGCGACCAGCACGCCCATCTTGCCGGCGCCATCGATCACGGCGCCATGGATGTAGCTCGACACCACGCCCTGGCCGACTTCGAGCGAAGCCGCGCGGCGCAGCGTCATGTTCTCGCCGATGGTTGCGATCGCGTCCGAAATCGCGGTTTCGACCGTGACGTCGCCGACCTTGGCCGCCTTGATCTTCTCGACGTCGGCGCCGACCTCAAGCGCGACCTGGGCGATCATCTTGACGAGGCCCTGGAACTGCTCGTTGCGTGCAACGAAGTCGGTCTCGGAGTTGACCTCGACCACGACGCCCTTGGCGCCCGAGGTCGCCACGCCGATCAGGCCTTCCGCTGCGACGCGGCCGGCCTTCTTGGCGGCCTTCGACAGGCCCTTCTTGCGCAGCCAATCCTGCGCGGCCGGCATGTCGCCCGAAGTTTCGGTGAGGGCTGCCTTGCAGTCCATCATGCCCGCGCCGGTCGACTCGCGCAGTTCCTTGACCATCGCCGCAGTGATCGTTGCCATCGTCGAATATCCTTCTTGCCTGTTAGCCGCGGGCGCGGCGCGCGCTTTGCGCCGTGCCGCCGTCAGCTCCAGGGAATGCTCAGTCTTGAGGAACAGAGCCGGTGGCCGGAAAGCCGGCCACCCGGCGTATCAATTATTCCGCTTCCGCGGTCAGCGTCTTGGCCTGAGCGACCCAGGCATCGGCCCGGCTCGGAAGACCAACCTCTTCGCCGATCTTGTGCGCGGTATCGTGGTCGAGCTCGGCGAGCTGCCAGTAGTGGAAGATGCCGAGGTCGTTGAGCTTCTTCTCGATCGCACCCGACACGCCGGTGAGCTTCTTGAGGTTGTCGGCGGTGCCGCGCGGACCGGCCAGCCCCTGGAAGCCGGTCGGCTGGGGTGCTGCCGGAACTTCCTCGCGGGCCGGCTGAACGGCGGCGCCGATGTCGATGCCGTGATCACCCTGGGCGCGCGAGATGCCGTCGATGGCGGCGCGGGCAATCAGGTCGCAATACAACGAAATGGCGCGGCC
This genomic window contains:
- the lpxA gene encoding acyl-ACP--UDP-N-acetylglucosamine O-acyltransferase, with the protein product MGTIDPTARVEDGAVIGEGTTIGPYCIIGRNVVIGANCKLIAHVHVTAQTTIGAGCTIYPFVSLGTPPQSLSYKGELTRLEIGAGCTIRESVTMNAGTVGGGGVTRVGERGYFMNCSHVGHDCQVGDDVVFATSATLGGHCEIGDFVFIGGLSAVHQFTRIGPQVMVGGVCGVRGDVIPFGLANGQYASLEGLNIIGMKRRKFTKERIAKVRAFYQKLFHGPGIFAERLNAVQELAGEDPAIAEILAFIEQGKHRALCLPADDGNKH
- a CDS encoding histidine phosphatase family protein, with the translated sequence MNRLASIIACWAVIFLMSPQSHAAELGGLVSSLKSGGYVIVFRHGATDDSQKDIYPFKFDDMTAQRQLSEKGRALARELGAALKKLGVPIGEVYTSQLNRAVETGKLLGGKDVSPVDALTDSGAGSASAMANPDGKNAKAGRAVRDLVNAPPKAGANNLAVTHKTNVADAFGKEFSDIREGEALVYKISNSGPAVLVTRVQPGEWIAQAGS
- the fabZ gene encoding 3-hydroxyacyl-ACP dehydratase FabZ; the encoded protein is MEEAPVRFELVDINEILKTLPHRYPMLLIDRVIKIRTDYSGIGIKNVTFNEPPFLGHFPDRPVYPGVMMIEAMAQTAGVIGIKSVEGTEKPRAVYFLTIDKCKFRKPVMPGDTIEYHMRSIGRRKAMWWFHGDAKVNGTVVAEADVGAMLTD
- the lpxD gene encoding UDP-3-O-(3-hydroxymyristoyl)glucosamine N-acyltransferase, whose protein sequence is MAQPIFFKQPPSSTLAELAALTGAVLIDTARGGHVIRGLASLDEAGPMHLAFFDNLRYADQLKATKAGACLVSPRFEAQVPAHVAVLRAGQPFRAFVKLSREWHADALRPQSWFDNDGIAPSAIIDPSAHLEDGVIVDPLAVIGPRVEIGAGTVIGAGAVIGADVKIGRDCNVGARTAIQFALIGNNVLIHPACSIGQDGYGFIFFGPDGHLKVPQTGRVLIQNDVEVGAGTTIDRGSLRDTVIGEGTKIDNQVQIGHNVTIGRHCLLAAQIGLAGSLTIGDNVALGAKVGINNHLKIGDGAQVTAMSGVKDDIPPNGRWGGFFAKPTKQWFREIVAVERLVQGGTADPKGEGRE
- the rseP gene encoding RIP metalloprotease RseP, whose product is MLDFFLNSFNTLGHGLIGYIIPFLFVLTIVVFFHELGHFLVARWAGVKVLTFSLGFGPELAGFNDRHGTRWKISAIPLGGYVKFFGDESEASTPASAEALAGMTEEERAGSFHHKKVGARAAIVAAGPIANFILAIVIFTCLFTFFGKPSTTARVDKIEASSAAERAGFQAGDVVTAIDGKKIGSFSDMQRFVSVRAGETMTFTVKRGDSTLELKGTPELREVKDPFGNTQRLGILGITRATTPGEVTTEKVDPASALWLGIKETWFVIEQTLAYIGNIFTGRASADQIGGPIRIAQISGQVATLGIIPLLHLAAVLSISIGLLNLFPVPLLDGGHLMFYAAEVLRGRPLSEKSQEYGFRVGLVLVLMLMVFAFYNDFHQVPWLRGLFGRS
- the dxr gene encoding 1-deoxy-D-xylulose-5-phosphate reductoisomerase, whose product is MSAVPLRNNKAVAAAARTVTVLGATGSIGDSTMDLLRGARDRYSVEALTANSNVEALAKLAREFGVRFAAIADPSRLGELKDALAGTSIECGAGESAIIEAAARPADWVMAAVSGAAGLKPALAAVDRGATVALANKECLVCAGDFFMQRAAKAGACILPADSEHNALFQALSSGNREELVRVIITASGGPFRTWAATDIEQATLAQALKHPNWSMGQKITIDSASMMNKGLEVIEASYLFALTADEIDVLVHPQSIIHGMVEFSDRSVVAQLGAPDMRIPIAHCLGWPDRIVGPSARLDLAKIGQLTFEAPDFERFPGLRLAYEALRTGRGATTVFNAANEVAVAAFIAGQIKFGSIARLVEATMNDWIRAGNLAPLSSADDAIAVDHHARNRAAALLPQIALKAS